GGCGGAATTAGAAATGAAAAGATCCGATTTTCATCTAATCACTCAAAACGTAGACGGACTTCATAAAAGATCAGGCTCGGAAAAGATCATAGAGATACATGGGAATATTTTTAGGAATAGATGCACTAATTGTAATAGAACTTTTGATTCGGATCCTTCTAAACTTAAAAATTCTACCGAATGCCCAAATTGTAAAAATTTAGTCCGACCGGATGTTTTATGGTTCGGAGAATCTTACGACACTGATCTTTTAAATCGAGCAGTCTCTCTCGCGGAAAGATCAGAGATCGTTTTTGTGATCGGTTCCTCCGGAGCCGTAGGAATTCCAGTCGAACTTGCCAGGATTGCAAAAGAGAACGGGGCATTCGTTATAGAGATCAATATAGATCCAAGCGGTTACAGCAGATACTCGGATCTATTCTTACAAGGAAAGGCCGGAGAAATTCTCCCCGAACTTATTCCTTATTTTATCTGAGTTCTAGGAAAAGTTTCTTCTAACTTTTTAAAGATATAATCTCCGAATACAGGGAAACAATTCGGGGACATATGACCCGGATCTGCAAATTCTTCGCAATTATAATTGGGATCCTGATTCATATTCCAGAAGGCTGTTCCAGTTTCCTGGTTAAACTTCTCTACGATCGGTTTCCAAACTTCCATTGGAGTTTTAAGTCCGTCCGAAGTTTCTACCTTTCTTGTCATATATAGATTAAAATAAGGACGAGCGACCTTCACCCAAATAGTGGCATAAGGAACATTATACTCTCTCAATATATTGATGGAATCCTTCTGCATCTCGAACATATTAGTATGGAACGTATAAGGTTTTAGATAAGAAGAAAAATCTTTTTCGGAAACTTGGACAAGTTGTTCATCCGTATGTTTTTGGTTAACTAACTCTCTAGGAGTACTTCCTCTTTCTTCCTTTAGCATAGTTCGAACACTCAGGACTGCCGATTTATACGCTTGCGCCAATGCGGAAGAATTTTGCATTCTTTCCAGTATCCTCCAAAATTTAGGCCTGTCCCTATACGTATGAAATAGACGTTTAGATATAAACGCAGACAATTCCTCTCTAGAATACCTAGTCCAATGTTTAAAGAAGAATTCGGGAGAAAGTCCATAGATCAAAACCTCATCCAAAGCATGGACCGGGGTTTTATTATAAATTTCTAATGATTGATCCAAAAGTACAAAATCAGGTCTTGTACCGTCCGATTTAAACCTCTCTATCCAGTATAAGAAATAATCGGGAGAACCGCCCGGAACCGAAAAGTTATAAAGAATCCAGTCCGGATGTTTTTTTTCCAATTCTCTGGTAGGAAGTAAAAGTGCTCTGGAATTTCCGAAGAATACTAATATTTTTTTTCTGGAAGAAGGGTCCTTTTTCAAATATTCTTTCAGATCCGAATATAGGTCCTCTTTGGTGATAAAATTCACATGGGATAACGTATTTGAATAATAATACTGAAAGAACTCTAAGGTGAACAAACGGTCCAATCCTAAAGAGATCAAAAGAACAAGTAGAGGAAGAAGTAAGAATGTATTCTTTTTCATAATTATTTACGGCCTAGAACTGGCAATAGATACAGGCTCCGGAATCCTCCGATAATAATGCGATCGCAAATACGGTGACCACTCCGCAGATCACAAGAAGCCAGTCTTTTCCTCTTCCCCACTGCAATAATAGATCCTTTCTGGATTGGATCCAATGGAAAACTATAAATCCCAAATAAGAATATCCGATTTTCTCAATATTCTTCATGGATTCCAAAAGGAAAGGAGAAGGTCCGGTCACCAAGGAAATTGAATTTTCTATCCAGCCAAAACCCAAGGATTGTAAAGATGTAGAAAGATAATTTTGTGTATTGGTTACTATTCCCACAACATGCTGGACCATTTTAGCCGCCGAGTTTGCTCTGAATAAGATCGCACTGAAAGAGAATAAACAAAATACGAATTGTATCCTTAAAAAATTAAGAATTTTACTTTTGGAATCCTCGTCGTTCCAGCCGAACTTACCTACTAAAAATCTTTCGAATGCAAGTATAACTCCCCAATAAAATCCCCAGGCGATAAATGTATAATCGGCTCCATGCCAAACACCACCCACCGTCATTGTGATAATTAGGTTAAGATAAGTGCGCCATTCCCCTTTTTTACTTCCACCCAAAGGAAAATAGATATAATCCCTCAGCCAGAAAGAAAGACTCATATGCCATCTCTGCCATAATTCTCTTCCGGAAGGAGAAAATAAAGGTGCGTTGAAGTTTTCGGGAAGTTCAAAACCGAAGTATAGACCGACCGCTCTTGCCATATCGGTGAGTCCTGAAAAATCGCAATATACTTGGATCGCATATCCGAATGCAGCTAAGACAAGTGAAAGATTATCATACTGTCCTGGATTTCCAAATACAGGAGCGATCACTCCTGCGACCGGATCCGCGATCAGTATTTTTTTGATCAGACCAGAGATCATTAGATAAGAAGCACGAACGATCTTATCCTTATCCGGACTCAAATGTCCTATATTTACGAAATAATCCTTAGTCCTTAGGATCGGCCCTACGATCAATACGGGAAAGAATATTACAAAACCAAGATATTGTTTAAGGCCGATCAATTCTCCTTCCGGTTTCCGATACGCATCCACGGCCGCAGCGATCATCTGGAAGCTGTAAAAACTCACCGCCAAAGGAAGAGAGATCTGTAATATTCTCGGAACTTCGTCAAAGAATGGATACTTTGTAAGATCGAAAAGTATCCTGTTCATAAAATAGAAATACTTAAAGAAACCTAAATTGACCGCGTTCAATAGAACAGCGAATATCATCCAACCTTTAGGCTTCGCAGAAGTTCGGATCTTAAAGTAAGCGAAATAATTGAATAGAACGATAATTAAGAAATGAAGAAAGAAATAGATCCCGCTTAAGATTGTAGAAGAAGCTACAATGTAAAAGACACCGCTGGAAATGAGTAAAAAATCGGATCTTCTCTTTTCCGGAAGAAACCAATAAATAGAATAAACGATTGAGAAAAAAACGAAAAATAAGATCGAATTGTAGAGCACTCTTTTACTTTCCCTTCTTGAATAGTTCCTTCCAGTAGAGAATCTCTCCCGGAGAAAGTTTTGCGCCCGAGTCCTTTTCTTCCCGAGTCGGTTTTTCCGCTAAGGCGCTTTCTATTTTTTTTACGAACTCTTCGGATAGTATAGGTTTTGTTCCTAGTCTTTTTGCAAAAGCCAAAATTTCCTGATCGGAAGTCACAACGAATAGGTCCGC
The nucleotide sequence above comes from Leptospira dzoumogneensis. Encoded proteins:
- a CDS encoding DUF1574 domain-containing protein, with the translated sequence MKKNTFLLLPLLVLLISLGLDRLFTLEFFQYYYSNTLSHVNFITKEDLYSDLKEYLKKDPSSRKKILVFFGNSRALLLPTRELEKKHPDWILYNFSVPGGSPDYFLYWIERFKSDGTRPDFVLLDQSLEIYNKTPVHALDEVLIYGLSPEFFFKHWTRYSREELSAFISKRLFHTYRDRPKFWRILERMQNSSALAQAYKSAVLSVRTMLKEERGSTPRELVNQKHTDEQLVQVSEKDFSSYLKPYTFHTNMFEMQKDSINILREYNVPYATIWVKVARPYFNLYMTRKVETSDGLKTPMEVWKPIVEKFNQETGTAFWNMNQDPNYNCEEFADPGHMSPNCFPVFGDYIFKKLEETFPRTQIK
- a CDS encoding MBOAT family O-acyltransferase yields the protein MLYNSILFFVFFSIVYSIYWFLPEKRRSDFLLISSGVFYIVASSTILSGIYFFLHFLIIVLFNYFAYFKIRTSAKPKGWMIFAVLLNAVNLGFFKYFYFMNRILFDLTKYPFFDEVPRILQISLPLAVSFYSFQMIAAAVDAYRKPEGELIGLKQYLGFVIFFPVLIVGPILRTKDYFVNIGHLSPDKDKIVRASYLMISGLIKKILIADPVAGVIAPVFGNPGQYDNLSLVLAAFGYAIQVYCDFSGLTDMARAVGLYFGFELPENFNAPLFSPSGRELWQRWHMSLSFWLRDYIYFPLGGSKKGEWRTYLNLIITMTVGGVWHGADYTFIAWGFYWGVILAFERFLVGKFGWNDEDSKSKILNFLRIQFVFCLFSFSAILFRANSAAKMVQHVVGIVTNTQNYLSTSLQSLGFGWIENSISLVTGPSPFLLESMKNIEKIGYSYLGFIVFHWIQSRKDLLLQWGRGKDWLLVICGVVTVFAIALLSEDSGACIYCQF
- a CDS encoding SIR2 family NAD-dependent protein deacylase; this translates as MQLSTVLIEKFKTSKNILALTGAGISAESGVPTFRGKEGLWKEYRAEELATPHAFKRDPKLVWEWYLWRIELISTKSPNPAHFALAELEMKRSDFHLITQNVDGLHKRSGSEKIIEIHGNIFRNRCTNCNRTFDSDPSKLKNSTECPNCKNLVRPDVLWFGESYDTDLLNRAVSLAERSEIVFVIGSSGAVGIPVELARIAKENGAFVIEINIDPSGYSRYSDLFLQGKAGEILPELIPYFI